In the genome of Patescibacteria group bacterium, one region contains:
- a CDS encoding thrombospondin type 3 repeat-containing protein: MPENEQFDEIGGDFKEKPEQSPPPLNKNQKIAAASLAVFAVFILALWFAQLRSNIYGPFNASTSQNQVATDEQNSDEALKTKDTDGDGLSDYDELNIYNTSPYLEDTDSDGFKDGEEIAKGFDPNCPQGRTCAGTGLIEESGGDQASTAPASSNSTLNNLLNQYGATAPATTGSADLSSSQLDALKNIDAVSLRQLLLQAGMQKEILDKISDADLLKSFQETLGGQ; the protein is encoded by the coding sequence ATGCCTGAAAACGAACAATTTGATGAAATCGGCGGTGATTTTAAGGAAAAGCCTGAACAATCACCTCCGCCATTAAACAAAAACCAGAAAATCGCGGCCGCGAGCCTGGCGGTTTTTGCCGTTTTTATTTTGGCTTTATGGTTCGCCCAGCTAAGAAGCAATATTTACGGCCCGTTTAACGCTTCAACTAGCCAAAATCAAGTGGCAACCGATGAGCAAAATAGCGATGAAGCTTTAAAAACTAAAGATACGGACGGCGACGGGTTAAGCGATTATGACGAGCTTAATATTTATAATACTTCGCCTTATTTAGAAGATACGGATTCGGACGGTTTTAAAGACGGCGAGGAAATAGCTAAAGGTTTTGATCCGAATTGTCCGCAGGGACGGACTTGCGCCGGAACCGGTTTAATTGAAGAAAGCGGAGGCGATCAGGCCTCTACCGCGCCGGCTTCATCCAATAGCACTTTAAATAATTTATTAAACCAATACGGCGCGACCGCGCCGGCTACTACCGGTTCGGCCGATTTAAGCAGTAGCCAGCTTGATGCTTTGAAAAATATTGACGCGGTTAGCTTGCGCCAGCTGCTTTTACAAGCCGGCATGCAGAAAGAAATTTTGGATAAAATCAGCGACGCCGACCTTTTAAAAAGCTTTCAGGAGACTTTAGGCGGGCAGTAA